A single window of Archangium lipolyticum DNA harbors:
- a CDS encoding tubulin-like doman-containing protein, giving the protein MGLLATEKFNPTLFVGLGGNGGKIVQLLAGRLRRHPNWERIKSMTHFVAIDTNKDDLDKLKDVPVENRFLVSAFDARAYIERKRGQRELQEDPLVTQWVPSSYQFRSTQGAGAGQIRMESRLRLYYNLEEDRRGIRKALQKLLDESTRRENPWRDNENRVVRVMLYGSVAGGTGSGGFLPMAYLLRRMVLDAGWGRPNVVGVLTLPTAFLDKVKPQLHPDILANGYAALKELEYLNRQLDYAGGVSELEFHYDPGTQDRSRQTVAERPFTLTYLIDRPDQLSIEKYENAVADACYLQIFSPLLGAQAGEYDNYEKHQKKLALGHFSVHYGSFGTALLQLPRRDLLKYAGLRYVASAFRQFLCFGADHPDFQVPYGDPAFQRLEPNEKNRRIDEKFKGYVAFRAGEEERRDEKGQFYGIQQQIGKGGKNLAEAFREKLEAIFGKLDEQIDIPDVEKQSINPGNPSLSRAIAVLRRAKDESRARVCGEYLEAQRGDVRTGRFFESFFKEYEVNPISQRLFLIRLLEQSFIVPFKDPEEGAYLKADGSPPDLDSPELRQEIARLDAEMARQANPGFLQSLTDRDNKAFATAKLRSVAKVESWANEFRDEIKRFFWKSFESELRKDAEARLESFRKVAQVADERARDSESQAERFRKDPAAVDAGSDVAQYYLDAEVLRDDRRRERLWKEFYAHKLDSDANFRAADIFDAVTEAFTPVRDPSGQLRARDANEIVQHVRGKLETQALQVYGRVMEEMGLDLATGLDLEQRYIALHKAGKDLEELRRKGKLEEELRAVSATEVRRGIEDRLKRLSDECVLLAHVDATRRDDPTVTPADVFYAGLHDKYASDEEGSLWSILKGVVSGSNRVTGWEERDSLVLYRALLGVPVYWFKNVQSELYAGYKRVRDDKNRSYPLHIEAAWESQPGLPDLDPVEQKRADERRAAERAAQSTREARDSRLRAFTLCALFGGISRDEEGYHWSFAGTKNKLAPDRARAFEAFEALDPVLRDDLEKSARDSWVNATAERPSRNKLLEEVQAHQRRLTEAYARAVAEQKDAERRFIQDERTVVEALAAELRS; this is encoded by the coding sequence TTGGGGCTGCTCGCGACGGAGAAGTTCAACCCGACCTTGTTCGTGGGTCTCGGTGGTAACGGCGGGAAGATCGTCCAACTGCTCGCCGGCCGGTTGCGCCGTCATCCCAACTGGGAGCGCATCAAGTCGATGACCCACTTCGTGGCCATCGACACCAACAAGGACGACCTGGACAAGCTCAAGGACGTCCCGGTGGAGAACCGCTTCCTCGTCTCCGCCTTCGATGCGCGCGCCTATATCGAGCGCAAGCGCGGCCAGCGTGAGCTCCAGGAGGATCCGCTCGTCACCCAGTGGGTCCCCTCCAGCTACCAGTTCCGCTCCACCCAGGGCGCCGGCGCCGGGCAGATCCGCATGGAGAGCCGCCTGCGCCTCTACTACAACCTCGAGGAGGACCGGCGCGGCATCCGCAAGGCCCTCCAGAAGCTGCTCGATGAGTCCACCCGCCGTGAGAACCCCTGGCGCGACAACGAGAACCGCGTCGTCCGGGTGATGCTCTATGGCTCGGTCGCTGGCGGCACGGGCTCGGGCGGCTTCCTGCCCATGGCCTACCTGCTGCGCCGCATGGTGCTCGACGCGGGCTGGGGCCGGCCCAACGTGGTCGGTGTGCTCACCCTGCCCACCGCCTTCCTCGACAAGGTGAAGCCCCAGCTCCACCCGGACATCCTCGCCAACGGCTATGCCGCCCTCAAGGAACTGGAGTACCTCAACCGCCAGCTCGACTACGCGGGCGGCGTGAGCGAGCTCGAGTTCCACTACGACCCGGGCACCCAGGACCGCAGCCGCCAGACCGTCGCCGAGCGGCCCTTCACGCTCACCTACCTCATCGACCGGCCCGACCAGCTCTCCATCGAGAAGTACGAGAACGCGGTGGCCGACGCCTGCTACCTGCAGATCTTCTCGCCGCTGCTCGGCGCGCAGGCCGGCGAGTACGACAACTACGAGAAGCACCAGAAGAAGCTCGCCCTGGGCCACTTCTCCGTGCACTACGGCTCGTTCGGCACCGCGCTGCTGCAACTGCCCCGCCGTGACCTCCTCAAGTACGCGGGCCTGCGCTACGTGGCGAGCGCCTTCCGGCAGTTCCTCTGCTTCGGCGCGGACCACCCGGACTTCCAGGTGCCCTACGGCGACCCGGCCTTCCAGCGGCTGGAGCCCAACGAGAAGAACCGCCGCATCGACGAGAAGTTCAAGGGCTACGTCGCCTTCCGCGCGGGCGAGGAGGAGCGCCGCGACGAGAAGGGCCAGTTCTACGGAATCCAGCAGCAGATCGGTAAGGGCGGGAAGAACCTCGCCGAGGCCTTCCGCGAGAAGCTCGAGGCCATCTTCGGGAAGCTGGACGAGCAGATCGACATCCCCGACGTGGAGAAGCAGTCCATCAACCCGGGCAACCCGTCGTTGAGCCGCGCCATCGCGGTGCTGCGCCGGGCCAAGGACGAGTCGCGCGCCCGCGTGTGCGGCGAATACCTGGAGGCCCAGCGCGGCGACGTGCGCACCGGCCGCTTCTTCGAGTCCTTCTTCAAGGAGTACGAGGTCAACCCCATCTCCCAGCGGCTCTTCCTCATCCGCCTGCTGGAGCAGTCCTTCATCGTCCCCTTCAAGGACCCGGAGGAGGGCGCCTACCTCAAGGCCGACGGTTCTCCGCCCGACCTGGACAGCCCGGAGCTGCGCCAGGAGATTGCCCGGCTCGACGCGGAGATGGCCCGGCAGGCCAACCCCGGTTTCCTGCAGAGCCTCACGGACCGCGACAACAAGGCCTTCGCCACCGCGAAGCTGCGCTCCGTGGCCAAGGTGGAGAGCTGGGCCAACGAGTTCCGCGACGAGATCAAGCGCTTCTTCTGGAAGTCCTTCGAGAGCGAGCTGCGCAAGGACGCCGAGGCCCGGCTGGAGTCCTTCCGCAAGGTGGCCCAGGTGGCCGACGAGCGCGCTCGTGACTCCGAGTCCCAGGCCGAGCGTTTCCGCAAGGATCCGGCCGCCGTGGACGCGGGCTCGGACGTGGCCCAGTACTACCTGGACGCCGAGGTGCTCCGCGATGACCGGCGCCGCGAGCGGCTGTGGAAGGAGTTCTACGCCCACAAGCTCGACAGCGACGCCAACTTCCGCGCGGCCGACATCTTCGACGCCGTCACCGAGGCCTTCACCCCGGTGAGAGACCCCAGCGGCCAGCTCCGCGCCCGTGACGCCAACGAGATCGTCCAGCACGTGCGCGGCAAGCTGGAGACCCAGGCCCTCCAGGTCTACGGCCGGGTGATGGAGGAGATGGGGCTCGACCTGGCCACGGGGCTCGACCTGGAGCAGCGCTACATCGCCCTGCACAAGGCCGGGAAGGACCTCGAGGAGCTGCGCCGCAAGGGCAAGCTGGAGGAGGAGCTGCGCGCCGTGTCCGCCACCGAGGTGCGCCGCGGCATCGAGGACCGGCTCAAGCGCCTGTCCGACGAGTGCGTGCTCCTGGCCCACGTCGACGCCACGCGCCGGGACGATCCCACGGTGACGCCCGCGGACGTCTTCTACGCCGGGCTGCACGACAAGTACGCCAGTGACGAGGAGGGCTCGCTGTGGAGCATCCTCAAGGGCGTGGTGTCCGGCTCCAACCGCGTGACGGGCTGGGAGGAGCGGGACTCGCTGGTGCTCTACCGCGCGCTGCTCGGCGTGCCCGTGTACTGGTTCAAGAACGTCCAGTCCGAGCTGTACGCCGGCTACAAGCGCGTGCGCGACGACAAGAACCGCAGCTACCCGCTGCACATCGAGGCCGCCTGGGAGTCCCAGCCGGGTCTGCCGGATCTGGATCCGGTGGAGCAGAAGCGGGCCGACGAGCGCCGCGCCGCCGAGCGCGCCGCCCAGTCCACCCGCGAGGCCCGCGACTCCCGCCTGCGCGCCTTCACCCTGTGCGCCCTGTTCGGCGGCATCTCGCGCGACGAGGAGGGCTACCACTGGAGCTTCGCCGGCACGAAGAACAAGCTGGCGCCGGACCGCGCGCGTGCCTTCGAGGCCTTCGAGGCCCTTGATCCGGTGCTCCGCGACGACCTGGAGAAGAGCGCCCGTGACTCGTGGGTGAACGCGACGGCGGAGCGGCCCTCGCGCAACAAGCTGCTGGAGGAGGTGCAGGCCCACCAGCGCCGCCTCACCGAGGCCTACGCACGCGCCGTCGCCGAGCAGAAGGACGCCGAGCGCCGCTTCATCCAGGACGAGCGCACCGTGGTGGAGGCACTCGCCGCCGAGCTGAGGAGCTAG
- a CDS encoding FHA domain-containing protein, with protein sequence MRCPSCQNENDAGAAYCDMCGFDLTPPSHAPAAQSAPAPQPPQPANPHQKRRTVFEPDPAAPPPPPAPRGADFFANPPPPRPTFDPRDPFAAASIPPSRPAAPPPAVAPPPPAAEPPPRPKARTLVETANEGSAVGLIRGALFEYRGPTDPGRVHPLRAGRNVLGRNPECDVVVDDGRVSGQHAFLFIRAEDASFIDVSSNGSVVNGSVVHGEQVILQNHAVITLGGTTLVLVIVPEQLLARRSP encoded by the coding sequence ATGCGCTGTCCTTCCTGCCAGAACGAGAATGATGCCGGTGCCGCCTACTGCGACATGTGCGGCTTCGACCTGACACCTCCCAGTCACGCTCCGGCCGCCCAGAGCGCTCCCGCGCCTCAGCCGCCCCAGCCGGCCAACCCGCATCAGAAACGGCGCACCGTCTTCGAGCCGGATCCCGCGGCTCCCCCGCCTCCGCCCGCCCCCCGGGGCGCGGACTTCTTCGCCAATCCTCCGCCTCCCCGGCCCACCTTCGATCCGCGCGACCCCTTCGCCGCCGCGTCCATCCCGCCTTCCCGGCCGGCCGCTCCTCCGCCAGCCGTCGCGCCGCCTCCGCCGGCCGCCGAGCCGCCTCCCCGCCCCAAGGCCCGGACCCTCGTGGAGACCGCCAACGAGGGCTCCGCCGTGGGGCTCATCCGGGGCGCGCTCTTCGAGTACCGCGGTCCCACGGATCCAGGACGTGTCCACCCGCTTCGCGCCGGGCGCAACGTGCTCGGGCGCAACCCCGAGTGCGATGTGGTCGTGGACGACGGGCGCGTGAGCGGCCAGCACGCCTTCCTGTTCATCCGCGCCGAGGACGCCTCGTTCATCGACGTCTCCAGCAACGGCTCCGTCGTCAACGGCTCCGTCGTCCATGGCGAGCAGGTCATCCTGCAGAACCACGCGGTGATCACCCTCGGCGGGACGACGCTCGTGCTCGTCATCGTCCCCGAGCAGCTGCTGGCCCGCCGCTCCCCGTGA
- a CDS encoding FHA domain-containing protein, whose amino-acid sequence MHRTVVVTAGLLTALLLGAPASAADNGLTVLTAPPAAQGKTRLQVEVRDAALQKELRSAGASPDRFRIAVEQAGAQVTAVRRMADSGEGRYTVLAFDQSRSFSTYWPRAFELARAYVDALGARPRNHTVAVMTFGQGKTTHCEETTAARLEACLDKVQQLGTHQLVTRLKFYIRDAVREAAREQPLTRGGSREVIVFTDAGEESAALKVKDLASEARERGVRIHLVVFSGRGSGKGIAQRLDEMSQLAEGSGGRYIQEGDVDARQALTGLVSALEHIYWLDVAFCGVKPGQRSDRLSIEALSGSAPVAWSDAVSFRQSAEGGATAACPSTVATGSSPVHPGTASRPGTPGKGTSGSASRPGTTAAGNPGASTQPGSATGSPGMATQPGGMTGTPGGTPQPGTAAGAPGATTQPGGSGTPGVEQASRAFPWWLIALLLALGLILLLTIIAILTRRRSEPAPAPQVAPPVAAPPPAPPMQAEPPPAAPAVWKDPFATLPETRLVVTRGPAGLEPFYRVHKSSFTIGARPGEMDLVIELPQLSGHHATVQLFKAGNVFIKDENSTNGTFVDGRRLNPGERVQVKPGQRILLSQHLELTLEQPGLQPAAEPAPAGAPLVEAPPSAPAAPQPAEAPRPKSRTLYSPARGDDE is encoded by the coding sequence ATGCATCGCACAGTCGTCGTGACCGCGGGGTTGCTCACCGCGCTCCTCCTGGGTGCGCCCGCATCCGCCGCGGACAATGGACTCACCGTGCTCACGGCTCCGCCCGCGGCCCAGGGGAAGACCCGGCTCCAGGTCGAGGTCAGGGACGCCGCCCTCCAGAAGGAGCTCCGGTCGGCCGGGGCCTCGCCGGATCGCTTCCGCATCGCCGTGGAGCAGGCCGGCGCCCAGGTGACGGCGGTGCGCCGCATGGCCGACTCCGGGGAGGGCCGCTACACGGTCCTCGCCTTCGACCAGTCCAGGTCCTTCTCCACCTATTGGCCACGCGCCTTCGAGCTCGCCAGGGCCTACGTGGACGCGCTCGGCGCCCGGCCCCGGAACCACACCGTGGCGGTCATGACCTTCGGGCAGGGCAAGACCACCCACTGCGAGGAGACCACCGCCGCCAGACTCGAGGCCTGCCTGGACAAGGTCCAGCAGCTCGGCACCCATCAGCTCGTCACCCGGCTCAAGTTCTACATCCGCGATGCCGTGCGCGAGGCCGCGCGCGAGCAACCGCTCACCCGGGGGGGCTCGCGCGAGGTCATCGTCTTCACGGATGCCGGTGAGGAGTCGGCCGCGCTCAAGGTGAAGGACCTCGCGAGCGAGGCACGCGAGCGGGGCGTGCGCATCCACCTGGTCGTCTTCAGTGGCAGGGGCAGCGGCAAGGGCATCGCCCAGCGGCTCGATGAGATGTCCCAGCTCGCCGAGGGCTCCGGAGGCCGCTACATCCAGGAGGGGGACGTCGATGCCCGGCAGGCGCTCACCGGGCTCGTGAGCGCGTTGGAGCACATCTACTGGCTGGACGTGGCCTTCTGTGGCGTGAAGCCCGGACAGCGCTCGGACCGGCTCTCCATCGAGGCGCTTTCGGGCAGTGCTCCCGTTGCGTGGAGCGATGCCGTCTCCTTCCGTCAGAGCGCCGAGGGCGGTGCGACGGCCGCCTGCCCCAGTACGGTCGCCACGGGCTCCTCTCCGGTGCATCCGGGGACGGCGTCCAGGCCCGGTACTCCGGGGAAGGGCACCTCCGGGTCCGCCTCGCGACCTGGCACCACGGCAGCGGGCAACCCTGGGGCCTCGACGCAGCCGGGGTCGGCGACCGGCAGCCCTGGAATGGCGACGCAACCCGGGGGCATGACGGGGACTCCTGGCGGCACGCCCCAGCCGGGTACAGCGGCGGGTGCGCCCGGAGCGACGACGCAACCGGGTGGCTCGGGGACGCCCGGGGTCGAGCAGGCGTCGCGAGCGTTTCCCTGGTGGCTGATCGCGCTGCTCCTCGCTCTGGGGCTGATCCTGCTGCTCACGATCATCGCGATACTCACCCGGCGCCGCTCGGAGCCCGCTCCCGCTCCCCAGGTAGCTCCGCCCGTGGCCGCGCCGCCTCCCGCTCCTCCAATGCAGGCCGAGCCGCCTCCAGCCGCTCCGGCGGTGTGGAAGGATCCGTTCGCCACCCTGCCGGAGACCCGGCTGGTGGTGACCCGGGGTCCCGCCGGACTCGAGCCCTTCTACCGGGTGCACAAGTCCTCGTTCACCATCGGCGCCCGGCCGGGAGAGATGGACCTCGTCATCGAGCTGCCGCAGCTCAGCGGCCATCACGCGACCGTGCAACTCTTCAAGGCGGGCAATGTCTTCATCAAGGACGAGAACTCCACCAACGGCACCTTCGTGGACGGGCGCCGCCTCAACCCGGGCGAGCGCGTCCAGGTGAAACCCGGCCAGCGCATCCTCCTGTCGCAGCACCTGGAGCTCACCCTGGAGCAGCCTGGACTCCAGCCGGCTGCGGAGCCTGCCCCGGCCGGTGCACCCCTCGTCGAGGCGCCTCCGTCCGCGCCCGCCGCTCCACAGCCCGCGGAAGCCCCCCGGCCGAAGTCCCGGACCCTCTACTCACCCGCGAGAGGAGATGACGAATGA
- a CDS encoding vWA domain-containing protein: protein MMLAQLVLPLLLTSAAGSGNEIVLILDNSCSMGVEARDQTTGRRVPPNDPERAAVLGTLVVEGLARGSADRVSVLAFGDGKEAPPRPAQSADDIRALPYSNGTYFRRPLEEAGNRLRGSALQNRLFLFFTDGIPEDLRDPAEGPRALGLSESADFETLVIGLFGSDEVRQTGEQFLQPLARNPQDLVFVQTPREVIGAFTRGYARVLGSRPETGSLSSGESKTFEVGKYVVEVLVATASASPGPAYTAKLDGPQGDVPSQASGNNGCPPGIRYSGAPRLCQPPHRHYQVFRAPNSPDQRSQWTLSLPRGSGPIDYGLILRYDLEASLAVPSTARVGEPVQLDARLLFRGKTFDDETFFQADGFTAVATLEGQEVPLRHAGGGRFVADWTPSQPSVDGAATPVRVTFRNAWMEQSARRTVQVEGFIDFALVPDPASLDLGEWRGERRETQRCSTVDLSRSTNADRIPITCVSEGSVEGGVLSCSPVAGSEADLGNGRKGQPLKYQVCFAAEGCCGQLAPPGLGVRFAATHPHYAGAAVLVPTRAKVGETGWLRCWWPWLALAGGMLFFGWVVMGFVRPNNFDPAASVYVAGSELGLKRASALVLNETPGGRRGFYRNARMCLNAGGDFVRAPRAAVLVLEAGPGGSTRFVTAAGLERKVQRTGKWEPVPAEELALGYTPNVLYRIGNLYMKWS from the coding sequence ATGATGCTCGCGCAGCTCGTCCTGCCCCTGCTCCTCACCAGCGCGGCTGGCAGTGGCAACGAGATCGTCCTCATCCTCGACAACTCGTGCTCCATGGGCGTGGAGGCTCGGGACCAGACGACAGGCCGCCGGGTTCCGCCCAATGACCCCGAGCGCGCCGCGGTGCTCGGCACACTCGTCGTCGAGGGGCTGGCGCGTGGTTCGGCCGACCGGGTCAGCGTGCTGGCCTTCGGCGATGGCAAGGAGGCCCCGCCCCGCCCGGCCCAGAGCGCGGACGACATCCGCGCGCTGCCGTACTCCAATGGCACCTACTTCCGCCGCCCGCTGGAAGAGGCGGGCAACCGGCTGCGGGGCTCGGCGCTCCAGAACCGGCTGTTCCTCTTCTTCACCGATGGCATTCCCGAAGACCTCCGAGACCCCGCCGAGGGTCCTCGCGCCCTGGGACTCTCCGAATCGGCGGACTTCGAGACGCTGGTCATCGGCCTGTTCGGTAGCGACGAGGTCCGTCAGACGGGCGAGCAGTTCCTCCAGCCGCTGGCGCGCAACCCGCAGGATCTCGTCTTCGTCCAGACGCCGCGCGAGGTGATTGGCGCCTTCACACGAGGCTATGCCCGAGTGCTGGGCTCGCGGCCGGAGACGGGCTCGCTGTCTTCCGGAGAGTCGAAGACGTTCGAGGTGGGCAAGTACGTGGTGGAGGTGCTGGTGGCCACCGCGTCCGCCTCTCCCGGGCCCGCGTATACCGCGAAGCTGGACGGTCCCCAGGGCGACGTTCCGTCCCAGGCCTCTGGTAACAACGGCTGCCCGCCCGGCATCCGCTATTCGGGCGCGCCCAGGCTGTGCCAGCCGCCGCACCGCCACTATCAGGTCTTCCGCGCGCCCAACTCGCCGGACCAGCGCAGCCAGTGGACGCTGTCTCTGCCTCGGGGCTCGGGTCCCATCGATTACGGTCTCATCCTCCGCTATGACCTCGAGGCCTCCCTGGCCGTGCCGTCCACCGCGCGGGTGGGCGAGCCGGTGCAACTCGACGCGCGGCTGCTCTTCCGTGGGAAGACCTTCGACGACGAGACCTTCTTCCAGGCCGACGGCTTCACGGCCGTGGCCACCCTCGAAGGCCAGGAGGTGCCCCTGCGCCACGCCGGGGGAGGGCGCTTCGTGGCGGACTGGACGCCTTCACAGCCCTCGGTGGACGGCGCCGCGACGCCCGTGCGGGTGACGTTCCGCAACGCGTGGATGGAGCAGTCCGCGCGCCGGACCGTGCAGGTGGAGGGCTTCATCGACTTCGCCCTGGTGCCGGACCCGGCCTCGCTCGACCTCGGCGAGTGGCGGGGCGAGCGTCGTGAGACACAGCGATGCTCCACGGTGGACCTGTCCCGCTCCACCAACGCGGACCGCATCCCCATCACCTGCGTCTCTGAGGGGAGCGTGGAGGGCGGTGTGCTCTCCTGTTCTCCCGTGGCGGGCTCGGAGGCGGATCTGGGCAATGGCCGCAAGGGACAGCCTCTCAAGTACCAGGTGTGTTTCGCCGCCGAGGGCTGCTGCGGCCAATTGGCTCCGCCAGGGCTCGGGGTGCGCTTCGCCGCGACCCACCCGCACTACGCGGGCGCTGCCGTGCTCGTTCCGACGCGCGCGAAGGTGGGCGAGACGGGCTGGCTGCGCTGCTGGTGGCCCTGGCTCGCCCTGGCTGGAGGGATGCTTTTCTTCGGCTGGGTGGTCATGGGCTTCGTCCGGCCGAACAACTTCGACCCGGCGGCCAGCGTCTACGTGGCCGGCTCGGAGCTGGGGCTCAAGCGCGCCTCGGCGCTCGTGCTGAACGAGACACCGGGAGGCCGGCGCGGCTTCTATCGCAACGCTCGAATGTGCCTGAACGCGGGAGGTGACTTCGTCCGTGCTCCGCGTGCGGCCGTGCTCGTACTCGAAGCGGGGCCCGGTGGCTCCACGCGTTTCGTCACCGCCGCGGGCCTCGAGCGCAAGGTGCAGAGGACCGGGAAGTGGGAGCCCGTTCCGGCCGAGGAGCTGGCCCTCGGGTACACGCCCAACGTGCTATATCGGATTGGCAATCTCTACATGAAGTGGAGCTGA
- a CDS encoding PP2C family protein-serine/threonine phosphatase, whose product MSLPLYIHGNSDVGRQRAQNEDSFRVAAHPDGSRLLLVCDGMGGHEAGEVASQVASDRIVEVIAASSPDNPPRALYQAFVEANQAVLDAVSTRGAEGMGTTGVAAWVLGSRCYVGWVGDSRLYQFRDGAPIERTRDHTRVAQMVSQGILTAEEARHHPEAHVLVMALGGSPGVQKIFKPEVWTDPLELRSGDVVLLCSDGLYDLIEDHELYPLIEGRDYQEAVERLIHTANERGGTDNISVILLVVGQPEVPRVANGPRASRRETLPDGMPMLAPVSPVRPEPEERATRLPEPLKVEPLAPVVPASPDTPVQAGRTGRRVPLWWLLATGLVALGLGIGLGLRASSKTPPDNSGQAEGK is encoded by the coding sequence ATGAGCCTCCCGCTCTACATCCACGGAAATTCCGATGTCGGCCGCCAGCGCGCGCAGAACGAGGACTCCTTCCGTGTGGCCGCCCATCCGGATGGTTCCCGGCTGCTCCTCGTTTGTGACGGCATGGGCGGGCACGAGGCCGGTGAGGTGGCCAGCCAGGTGGCCAGCGATCGCATCGTCGAGGTCATCGCCGCCAGCTCGCCCGACAACCCGCCCCGCGCCCTCTACCAGGCGTTCGTCGAGGCCAACCAGGCCGTCCTCGACGCCGTGAGCACCCGGGGCGCGGAGGGCATGGGGACCACGGGGGTCGCCGCCTGGGTGCTGGGCTCGCGCTGCTATGTGGGGTGGGTGGGCGACAGCCGCCTCTATCAGTTCCGGGACGGCGCGCCGATCGAGCGCACGCGAGACCACACACGCGTCGCCCAGATGGTCAGCCAGGGCATCCTCACGGCCGAGGAGGCCCGGCACCATCCCGAGGCGCACGTGCTCGTGATGGCGCTGGGAGGAAGCCCGGGCGTCCAGAAGATCTTCAAGCCCGAGGTGTGGACGGACCCGCTGGAGCTGCGGTCCGGCGACGTGGTGCTGCTGTGCAGCGATGGGCTGTACGACCTCATCGAGGACCACGAGCTGTATCCGCTCATCGAGGGCCGCGACTACCAGGAGGCGGTGGAGCGGCTCATCCATACCGCCAACGAGCGCGGGGGAACCGACAACATCTCGGTCATCCTGCTCGTGGTGGGCCAGCCCGAGGTGCCGCGCGTGGCGAATGGCCCGCGGGCGTCTCGGCGGGAGACGCTCCCGGATGGGATGCCGATGCTCGCGCCGGTGTCCCCGGTGCGGCCCGAGCCCGAGGAGCGCGCCACGCGGCTTCCCGAGCCCCTCAAGGTGGAGCCCCTCGCTCCGGTGGTGCCCGCGAGCCCGGATACGCCCGTACAGGCGGGGCGCACCGGGCGCCGTGTTCCCCTGTGGTGGTTGCTCGCGACGGGCCTCGTGGCCCTGGGTTTGGGCATTGGTCTGGGACTGAGGGCCTCCAGCAAGACGCCGCCCGACAATTCCGGGCAGGCCGAGGGCAAGTGA